The Archocentrus centrarchus isolate MPI-CPG fArcCen1 chromosome 12, fArcCen1, whole genome shotgun sequence genome includes a window with the following:
- the ptger4b gene encoding prostaglandin E receptor 4 (subtype EP4) b → MSTTAPPGRFPPPTIPVIMFIFGVVGNVIAIVVLRISRKERKETTFYTLVCGLAVTDLLGTLLASPVTIATYIKGTWPGGEPLCQYSGFILLFFFLVQLSIVFAMSVERYLAINHAYFYNEYVDQRLAALALLVIYISNIVFCALPSLGFGRVTLQNSKTWCFIDWQNNHTTVKTFNLMYAGVNSGIVLATIICNVTVFGALILMHKRFIRRTSLGTDPRRVAELRRRRNFSRLAGAEIQMVILLIATSAVVLVCSIPLVLRIFLNQLFRNQTEENGLHRDLQAIRMASVNPILDPWIYILLRKTVFLKLMEKIKCLFCKMGGRGQGGHFLCADGHLSSIVSRDSPSLMSHELREMVSTSHTMLYPSERNTQTHGPIQAGVEGDSALPAIQTLQALQEVDGSKTVLEDSVSEMPLKELPVCPKDPTLQVTFTDETTDMQEKCI, encoded by the exons ATGAGCACCACGGCGCCACCCGGCAGATTTCCACCGCCCACCATCCCGGTGATTATGTTCATCTTCGGGGTGGTGGGAAATGTCATCGCCATAGTTGTTCTGCGAATATCACGAAAGGAACGGAAAGAGACGACTTTTTACACACTTGTGTGCGGCCTGGCAGTCACAGACCTGCTGGGCACCTTGCTGGCCAGTCCCGTCACCATCGCCACCTACATCAAAGGCACCTGGCCTGGAGGGGAGCCTTTGTGCCAGTACTCCGGCTTCAttctgctcttcttcttcttggttcAACTCAGCATTGTATTTGCAATGTCAGTGGAAAGATATTTGGCAATAAACCACGCGTATTTCTACAATGAGTATGTCGACCAAAGACTCGCAGCGCTGGCACTTTTAGTCATATACATTTCCAACATCGTGTTTTGCGCGCTGCCCAGCTTGGGATTCGGTCGGGTGACGCTCCAAAACTCCAAGACCTGGTGTTTCATCGACTGGCAAAACAACCACACAACTGTCAAGACTTTTAATTTGATGTACGCGGGGGTGAATTCGGGCATCGTGCTGGCAACTATCATATGCAACGTGACCGTGTTCGGAGCTCTGATCCTAATGCACAAGCGGTTCATTCGCCGCACATCTTTGGGAACAGACCCGCGGCGCGTCGCAGAGTTGCGGCGCAGACGGAATTTTTCCCGATTAGCTGGAGCAGAGATCCAAATGGTCATCCTTCTTATAGCTACATCGGCTGTTGTCCTCGTCTGCTCCATACCTTTAGTG CTGAGGATCTTCCTAAATCAGCTGTTCAGAAACCAGACAGAAGAGAATGGGTTGCATAGAGACCTGCAGGCCATCCGCATGGCTTCTGTCAACCCCATCTTAGATCCGTGGATATATATCTTGCTCAGAAAGACAGTTTTCCTCAAACTGATGGAGAAAATCAAGTGTCTGTTCTGCAAAATGGGTGGACGGGGACAGGGTGGGCATTTCCTCTGCGCTGACGGTCATCTGTCTTCCATCGTCTCTCGGGACTCTCCATCACTGATGTCCCATGAGTTGCGGGAAATGGTGAGCACGTCTCACACCATGCTTTACCCCtctgagagaaacacacagacacatggaccaATTCAAGCAGGGGTGGAGGGTGACTCTGCTCTTCCTGCTATACAGACATTACAGGCCCTACAGGAGGTTGATGGGTCTAAGACTGTATTAGAGGACAGTGTATCAGAAATGCCACTGAAAGAACTTCCAGTTTGCCCCAAAGACCCGACTCTACAAGTCACCTTTACAGATGAGACTACAGATATGCAAGAAAAATGCATATAA